A genome region from Euphorbia lathyris chromosome 4, ddEupLath1.1, whole genome shotgun sequence includes the following:
- the LOC136225633 gene encoding protein FLOURY 1-like, with protein sequence MEFVSCLKLLTKSSELKSGFLLLGCFSPAFNILGLLLMFCLGFKYLQITWQGKGFIQFFYEIRGKSGDENNGLCSKLTFNEVFDSKFIPCWFNSLKFLENSKSGIEGKMLVAREAEDPNDDDDAGSNLCVEDEEFDVMALRRLVKIERYKAEMANLELEKERMASSSAANEAMAMISRLQNEKSSIEIQANQFRRMAEQQQAYDKEVIQSWQEMIMRYESERDELVENLRFCEHLLKLFMRTNEYDGFEDFDLNLNLDADTTGEDEDDDDDLECIS encoded by the coding sequence ATGGAATTTGTCTCGTGTTTAAAGCTTTTAACGAAAAGTAGCGAATTGAAAAGCGGGTTTTTATTACTTGGTTGTTTTTCACCTGCTTTCAACATTTTGGGCCTATTGTTGATGTTTTGTTTGGGGTTCAAGTATTTGCAAATTACTTGGCAAGGGAAGGGTTTCATTCAGTTTTTCTATGAGATTAGAGGGAAATCAGGTGATGAAAATAATGGTTTATGTTCCAAATTGACatttaatgaagtttttgatTCAAAATTCATACCTTGTTGGTTTAATTCATTGAAATTCCTGGAGAATTCAAAATCAGGAATTGAGGGTAAAATGTTGGTAGCCAGAGAGGCTGAGGATCCAAACGATGATGACGATGCGGGAAGCAATTTGTGTGTTGAAGATGAGGAATTTGATGTGATGGCATTGCGGAGATTGGTTAAAATTGAGAGGTATAAAGCAGAAATGGCTAATTTAGAACTTGAGAAGGAGAGAATGGCTTCTTCATCAGCAGCTAATGAGGCAATGGCAATGATTTCGAggcttcaaaatgaaaaaagcTCCATAGAGATTCAAGCTAATCAGTTTCGTAGAATGGCAGAGCAGCAACAAGCATATGATAAAGAAGTGATTCAGTCATGGCAAGAAATGATTATGAGATATGAATCTGAAAGGGATGAGTTAGTGGAAAACTTGAGATTTTGTGAACATTTGTTGAAGCTGTTCATGAGGACTAATGAATATGATGGATTTGAAGACTTTGATCTCAATTTGAATCTTGATGCTGATACCACcggtgaagatgaagatgatgatgacGACCTTGAATGTATTAGTTGA